One Brassica oleracea var. oleracea cultivar TO1000 chromosome C7, BOL, whole genome shotgun sequence genomic window carries:
- the LOC106304014 gene encoding uncharacterized protein LOC106304014, producing the protein MHLWPSLKLRNSFKSTSKKKYQRTNSSGQHSQSNQQKLLESGPEIPSGNWFYVVCGDLAMVLSCCFCCFCCGACIDEEDN; encoded by the exons ATGCATCTGTGGCCATCATTGAAACTTAGAAACTCTTTCAAGAGCACTAGCAAGAAGAAATATCAAAGGACTAACAGCAGCGGGCAGCATAGTCAAAGCAATCAACAGAAACTCCTAGAATCTGGCCCTGAGATTCCATCTGGTAACTGGTTTTATGTTGTCTGCGGAGATCTTGCCATGGTTCTCTCTTGCTGCTTCTGTTGTTTCTGCTGCGGAG CTTGCATTGATGAGGAAGATAATTGA
- the LOC106304548 gene encoding DNA replication complex GINS protein SLD5, protein MASSSDMGSADFESLSSTSDVELLKRAWRNEKAAPEILPYEGDLVERAKGQIELVEENIEAYVENGIDPLVVSLYQMDLDRTQFLLRSYLRVRLLKIEKFMFHSLKSEEAESRLSEQEKVFARRCADDLAKHFEESVLRKLPENYQSVLKQSLISEVDDMVPEPHLDTFVVCRSKSHFTLNLYEEGESTQTEEMDRGDLYFIRYKIVKGAIESGKMDLI, encoded by the exons ATGGCGTCGAGTTCGGATATGGGATCGGCTGATTTCGAATCATTGTCCTCTACCTCAGACGTCGAGCTCTTGAAGAGAGCGTGGCGTAACGAGAAGGCGGCGCCGGAGATTCTACCGTACGAAGGGGATCTCGTCGAAAGAGCCAAAGGGCAGATTGAATTAGTG GAAGAGAATATTGAAGCTTATGTGGAAAATGGTATCGACCCTTTGGTTGTGTCGCTTTATCAGATGGATTTGGACAGAACCCAGTTTCTACTGAGATCATATCTTAGGGTTAGGCTTCTGAAG ATAGAGAAGTTTATGTTCCACAGCCTCAAGTCAGAAGAAGCTGAAAGTCGCCTTTCTGAGCAAGAGAAAGTGTTTGCTAGAAG GTGTGCTGATGATTTGGCAAAGCATTTCGAAGAGAGCGTACTGCGTAAGTTGCCTGAGAACTATCAGTCCGTTCTCAAGCAATCCCTTATAAGTGAAGTGGATGATATGG TGCCGGAGCCGCATTTGGACACTTTTGTTGTTTGTAGAAGCAAGAGCCATTTCACTCTCAATCTATACGAAGA AGGAGAGAGCACCCAGACTGAGGAGATGGACCGTGGGGATCTCTACTTCATACGTTACAAGATTGTAAAAGGAGCAATCGAATCTGGGAAGATGGACTTGATCTGA
- the LOC106306083 gene encoding probable histone-arginine methyltransferase 1.4: MEAPCMNKLKQKEFTLASLTDLTSSSSSPVVATFSCVDEVTELRFQESESADSFSFDLSSAQLFKLGALQLVCVCDSSNSTKENSFSRGVVIKFRDEKESKDFCDSFEEWTKDAVTKGSCLPNGTVSYSSSKFDNKIEAASAKMYFHYYGQLLHQQNMLQDYVRTGTYHAAVMENRSDFSGRVVVDVGAGSGILSMFAALAGAKHVYAVEASEMADYARKLIAGNPLLAERITVIKGKIEDVELPEKADVLISEPMGTLLVNERMLETYVIARDRFLSPNGKMFPTVGRIHMAPFADEFLFIEMANKALFWQHQNYYGVDLTPLYGSAHQGYFSQPVVDAFDPRLLVAPSMFHVIDFTKMKEEQFYEIDVPLKFTASVCTRVHGLACWFDVLFDGSTVQRWFTTAPGAPTTHWYQIRCVLLQPIHVMAGQEITGRLHLVAHSAQSYTINLNLSAKMWGPGANQGGILQTSSCKLDLKEPYYRMSQPQVYPVAQEPPAQPQDLQIQSDDLEEVELLQQNTNAQF, translated from the exons ATGGAGGCTCCTTGTATGAATAAGCTTAAGCAGAAGGAGTTCACTTTAGCATCCCTCACTGATCTCACCTCCTCCTCGTCATCTCCTGTTGTAGCTACGTTCTCCTGCGTTGATGAAGTCACGGAACTTCGGTTTCAGGAATCTGAATCGGCTGATAGTTTCAGTTTTGATCTTAGCTCCGCTCAG TTGTTCAAGTTGGGGGCGCTTCAGTTGGTCTGTGTGTGTGATAGTTCGAATTCCACTAAAGAG AATTCATTTTCTCGAGGGGTTGTAATAAAGTTTAGAGATGAGAAGGAAAGCAAGGATTTTTGTGATTCGTTCGAGGAATGGACAAAGGATGCTGTTACAAAAG GATCATGCTTGCCGAACGGAACAGTTTCATATAGTTCAAGCAAGTTTGACAATAAGATAGAGGCTGCCTCAGCCAAAATGTATTTCCATTACTATGGGCAACTTCTACATCAGCAAAACATGCTACAGGATTATGTGAGGACTG GTACTTATCATGCTGCAGTCATGGAGAATCGTTCAGACTTTTCAGGCCGTGTTGTGGTCGATGTGGGTGCTGGAAGTGGCATTTTGTCAATGTTTGCTGCACTG GCTGGTGCCAAGCACGTGTATGCTGTGGAAGCGTCAGAGATGGCTGATTATGCCCGTAAGCTGATCGCTGGAAACCCATTGCTTGCTGAACGGATCACG GTCATCAAGGGAAAAATTGAGGATGTTGAGTTGCCTGAGAAGGCTGATGTTTTGATCTCTGAACCAATGG GCACCTTATTGGTCAATGAGAGGATGTTGGAAACATATGTTATTGCTAGGGACCGTTTTCTGTCTCCAAACGGAAAAATGTTTCCAACAGTCGGAAG GATCCACATGGCACCTTTCGCCGATGAATTCTTATTTATTGAAATGGCAAATAAG GCTTTGTTTTGGCAGCATCAGAACTATTATGGAGTTGATTTGACACCTCTTTATGGATCAGCTCACCAGGGTTATTTTTCCCAG CCTGTGGTTGATGCATTTGATCCAAGATTATTGGTGGCTCCCTCGATGTTTCATGTGATAGACTTCACTAAGATGAAG GAAGAACAATTTTACGAGATTGATGTTCCGTTGAAGTTCACAGCGTCTGTGTGTACCAGAGTTCATGGACTTGCGTGCTGGTTCGACGTTCTCTTTGATGGGAG CACGGTGCAAAGATGGTTCACGACTGCTCCTGGTGCACCAACTACCCATTGGTACCAAATAAGATGCGTTCTCTTGCAGCCTATTCATGTCATGGCAGGGCAAGAGATCACTGGTAGACTTCATTTGGTTGCCCACAGTGCTCAGAGTTACACTATAAATCTAAATCTCTCAG CTAAAATGTGGGGCCCCGGTGCCAATCAAGGTGGAATCCTCCAAACATCATCGTGCAAACTGGACTTGAAGGAACCTTATTACAGAATGTCTCAGCCGCAGGTATACCCTGTTGCACAAGAACCACCAGCACAACCGCAA GACTTACAGATACAGAGTGATGACTTGGAAGAAGTAGAGTTACTACAACAAAACACAAACGCTCAGTTCTAG
- the LOC106303524 gene encoding flowering-promoting factor 1-like protein 3: MSGVWVFKNGVIRLVENPGADETNIVKAKRKVLVYTPSNEVITSYSHLQRHLYALGWERYYENAHLLQFHKASTVHLISLPTDFSKFKSMHMYDIVVKNRNMFQVRDM; encoded by the coding sequence ATGTCGGGAGTGTGGGTGTTCAAGAATGGCGTCATTCGGCTAGTGGAGAATCCCGGAGCTGATGAGACGAACATTGTGAAGGCAAAGCGAAAGGTTCTGGTTTACACTCCAAGCAACGAGGTCATAACCTCTTACTCACATCTCCAGCGACATCTTTACGCACTTGGTTGGGAACGTTACTACGAGAATGCTCATCTCCTTCAGTTCCACAAAGCATCCACCGTTCATCTCATCTCGCTCCCCACTGATTTCTCCAAGTTTAAGTCGATGCACATGTACGACATCGTCGTCAAGAACCGCAACATGTTCCAAGTCAGGGACATGTAG
- the LOC106306082 gene encoding isoleucine--tRNA ligase, chloroplastic/mitochondrial, which yields MSSFFKSFAGNPREAAAMAMVQSSSYRVLSGRNCSNIRRTTPMGSFLAKGRSPVKAFSFLYVSRYSTQPNNEFGHSSKRRSRGPVMAAKKASEGEKQEEGKYKHTVDLPKTGFGMRANSLTREPELQKLWEENQVFKRVSDNNNGGTFILHDGPPYANGDLHMGHALNKILKDIINRYKLLQNYKVQYIPGWDCHGLPIELKVLQSLDQEVRKELTPLKLRAKAAKFAKATVKTQMESFKRFGVWADWNNPYLTLDPEYEAAQIEVFGQMALQGYIYRGRKPVHWSPSSRTALAEAELEYPEGHVSRSIYAIFKLVGGAKTSLLDEFIPNICLAVWTTTPWTIPANAAVAVNAKLQYSVVEVHSSSEDESTSAGKKKKMPGKVLKNQQKLCVIVATDLVPALEAKWGVKLIIRKTFLGADLENCRYTHPIDNRDCPVVIGGDYITTESGTGLVHTAPGHGQEDYATGLKYGLPIVSPVDDGGNFTEEAGQFRGLSVLGEGNSAVVSYLDENMSLVMEESYAHKYPYDWRTKKPTIFRATEQWFASVEGFRKATMDAINNVKWIPHQAVNRISAMTSSRSDWCISRQRTWGVPIPVFYHVETKEPLMNEETVEHVKSIISQKGSDAWWYMSVEDLLPEKYRDKAADYEKGTDTMDVWFDSGSSWAGVLGKREGLTYPADVYLEGTDQHRGWFQSSLLTSIATKGKAPYSAVITHGFVLDEKGMKMSKSLGNVVDPRLVIEGGKNSKDAPAYGADVMRLWVSSVDYTGDVLIGPQILRQMSDIYRKLRGTLRYLLGNLHDWRVDNTVPYQDLPIIDQHALFQLENVVKNIQECYENYQFFKIFQIIQRFTIVDLSNFYFDIAKDRLYTGGTSSFTRRSCQTVLSTHLLSILRVIAPIVPHLAEDVWQNLPFEYRNEDGSAAKFVFELKWPLLNEQWLSFPAEDVLFWERLLELRTEVNKVLELARNEKLIGSSLEAKVYLHTANASMASKLLEMCEAQNEADTLQRIFITSQVEVLSSMETEMVSRTQHTGEYVEGENKVWIGVSRAEGSKCERCWNYSGQVGSFSEHPTLCGRCFSVIVANPPTPVVAAVIN from the exons TGCCGAAGACAGGTTTTGGTATGAGAGCGAATTCATTGACGAGGGAACCTGAACTCCAGAAGCTGTGGGAGGAGAACCAGGTCTTCAAGAGAGTTTCTGATAATAACAATGGA GGGACTTTCATTCTTCATGATGGTCCTCCTTATGCCAACGGTGACCTGCATATGGGTCATGCTCTTAACAAGATACTGAAGGATATCATTAATCGCTATAAG CTGCTCCAAAACTATAAAGTTCAGTACATTCCTGGGTGGGATTGCCATGGCCTTCCAATTGAGTTGAAAG TTCTGCAGTCCCTGGATCAGGAAGTGAGAAAGGAACTTACACCACTGAAGCTAAGGGCAAAGGCGGCGAAATTTGCAAAAGCAACAGTCAAAACACAAATGGAATCATTTAAG CGGTTTGGAGTATGGGCAGACTGGAACAATCCTTATCTAACTCTTGATCCGGAATATGAAGCTGCCCAG ATTGAAGTATTTGGCCAGATGGCCTTGCAAGGGTACATCTATAGAGGTAGGAAGCCAGTTCACTGGAGTCCTTCATCCCGTACTGCTCTTGCAGAAGCTGAACTAGAG TATCCGGAGGGTCATGTTTCAAGAAGCATATATGCCATTTTTAAATTGGTTGGTGGAGCGAAAACAAGCCTTTTAGATGAGTTTATTCCTAATATATGCTTGGCAGTATGGACAACCACACCTTGGACTATTCCAGCCAATGCTG CTGTGGCGGTGAATGCAAAGCTTCAGTATTCTGTTGTCGAAGTGCATTCATCCTCAGAAGATGAATCTACGTCGGCAGGGAAGAAAAAGAAAATGCCTGGGAAGGTTCTGAAGAATCAACAAAAGCTTTGCGTGATTGTAGCAACCGACCTTGTTCCAGCATTAGAAGCGAAATGGGGTGTGAAGCTTATCATAAGAAAAACATTCCTTGGTGCAGATCTTGAAAATTGCAG GTACACACATCCAATTGACAACAGGGATTGTCCAGTTGTTATAGGGGGTGATTACATAACCACGGAATCAGGAACAGGGTTGGTCCACACTGCCCCTGGTCATGGTCAGGAGGATTATGCAACTGGCCTGAAGTATGGACTGCCTATTGTCTCTCCTGTAGATGATGGAGGGAATTTCACTGAAGAAGCTGGACAGTTTAGAGGGCTCTCTGTCCTTGGAGAAGGAAATAGTGCTGTTGTCAGTTACCTGGATGAAAATATGTCTCTGGTCATGGAAGAATCTTATG CTCATAAATACCCATATGATTGGCGAACTAAGAAACCAACGATCTTTAGAGCGACTGAGCAGTGGTTTGCATCGGTTGAAGGATTTCGCAAGGCCACAATGGATGCAATCAACAACGTAAAATGGATACCACATCAG GCAGTTAACAGAATATCTGCCATGACCTCCAGCCGATCTGATTGGTGCATCTCGAGACAAAGGACGTGGGGTGTCCCTATTCCTGTCTTTTATCATGTTGAGACAAAAGAACCCCTAATGAATGAAGAGACAGTTGAACACGTTAAGT CTATAATATCCCAAAAGGGCAGCGATGCGTGGTGGTATATGTCGGTGGAAGACCTACTTCCTGAGAAATATCGTGATAAAGCAGCTGATTATGAAAAAGGGACTGATACAATGGATGTCTGGTTTGACTCAG GTTCTTCTTGGGCTGGTGTATTGGGGAAACGCGAGGGTCTTACTTACCCAGCAGATGTGTATCTAGAAGGTACTGATCAGCATCGTGGATGGTTCCAGAGTTCTTTGTTAACAAGCATTGCAACAAAAG GCAAGGCTCCCTATTCTGCTGTCATAACTCATGGTTTTGTACTGGATGAGAAGGGTATGAAAATGAGCAAGTCTTTGGGTAATGTGGTTGACCCACGTTTGGTCATTGAAGGAGGGAAAAATTCAAAG GACGCACCTGCTTATGGAGCTGATGTTATGCGTCTCTGGGTTTCTAGTGTAGATTACACAGGAGATGTTCTGATTGGCCCACAAATTCTTCGGCAGATGTCTGATATATATAGGAAGTTGAGAGGAACGTTGAGATATCTCTTGGGCAATCTTCATGATTGGAGA GTTGATAATACTGTGCCATACCAGGATTTACCCATCATTGATCAGCATGCTCTCTTCCAGCTTGAGAATGTTGTAAAGAACATACAAGAGTGTTACGAGAACTACCAGTTTTTCAAAATATTCCAG ATCATACAACGATTCACAATTGTTGATCTGTCAAATTTCTACTTCGACATTGCTAAAGATAGACTGTATACTGG GGGAACTTCGAGTTTTACCAGAAGAAGCTGTCAAACAGTTCTTTCAACACATCTTTTATCTATATTGAGAGTGATTGCGCCGATAGTACCTCACTTAGCAGAAGATGTCTGGCAGAATCTCCCATTCGAGTACAGAAATGAAGATGGCTCTGCAGCAAAATTTGTCTTTGAACTTAAATGGCCTCTGTTGAACGAGCAGTGGCTTTCTTTTCCTGCTGAAGACGTTCTCTTCTGGGAAAGGCTTCTCGAG TTGAGGACAGAGGTGAACAAAGTGTTGGAGCTTGCACGTAATGAGAAATTAATCGGTTCCAGTTTAGAAGCAAAGGTGTATCTGCATACCGCCAATGCAAGCATGGCTTCAAAACTATTAGAGATGTGTGAAGCTCAGAATGAAGCTGACACACTGCAACGCATATTCATAACATCACAG GTTGAGGTACTGTCGTCAATGGAGACGGAGATGGTAAGCAGAACGCAGCACACAGGAGAGTATGTGGAAGGAGAGAACAAAGTGTGGATTGGTGTGTCACGAGCCGAGGGATCCAAGTGTGAAAGGTGCTGGAACTACTCAGGCCAGGTCGGATCGTTTTCTGAACATCCTACTCTCTGTGGACGCTGCTTCAGTGTCATTGTTGCTAATCCGCCTACGCCTGTGGTTGCAGCCGTAATCAACTGA